From Synechococcales cyanobacterium T60_A2020_003:
CCGCTTGATCGCTTGAGTCAAATCACGCTGCTGTTTGGCGGTTAGACCTGTAATCCGGCGTGGCAAAATTTTTCCGCGCTCGGTGATAAATTTTCTGAGAAGATCGACGTCTTTGTAATCGATGG
This genomic window contains:
- a CDS encoding 30S ribosomal protein S18 translates to MSYYRRRVSPINPKETIDYKDVDLLRKFITERGKILPRRITGLTAKQQRDLTQAIKRARILALLPFINREG